A single Iodidimonas sp. SYSU 1G8 DNA region contains:
- a CDS encoding lipoprotein codes for MSTLKIAAVLVLALAAAACGRKGPLEAPASAAPPPRTEAQPPATEISPQAPSTRPPTDQMPPPPAAP; via the coding sequence ATGAGCACCCTGAAGATCGCCGCCGTCCTGGTCTTGGCCCTTGCGGCCGCCGCATGCGGCCGCAAGGGCCCGCTGGAAGCGCCGGCCTCCGCCGCGCCGCCGCCGCGGACGGAAGCGCAGCCGCCCGCCACTGAAATCTCGCCGCAGGCACCCTCGACCCGTCCGCCGACGGACCAGATGCCGCCGCCACCGGCCGCGCCCTGA
- a CDS encoding TlpA disulfide reductase family protein produces MTLKRLLRLTLVLSAALYVGCGETGNPETGGSAALTPSGEVAAFKPAADPKPVPATAFKGAGDREVTLADFKGKTVLLNFWATWCAPCKVEMPSLDRLQTQLGGDDFEVVTLSSDRAGKRAVDPYFAEAGLTALKPYYDPKNAVGMAMGVTGLPTTILIDAQGRELGRMLGDAEWDSPEAIALVKQAMGK; encoded by the coding sequence ATGACACTCAAGCGCCTGTTGCGCCTCACCCTTGTGCTAAGCGCCGCCTTATATGTCGGCTGCGGCGAGACAGGCAACCCGGAAACGGGCGGTAGCGCGGCGTTGACGCCTTCAGGCGAGGTCGCCGCCTTCAAGCCCGCTGCCGATCCGAAGCCCGTGCCGGCGACCGCTTTCAAGGGCGCCGGCGACCGGGAAGTCACCCTGGCCGACTTCAAGGGCAAGACCGTGCTGCTGAACTTCTGGGCCACCTGGTGCGCGCCCTGCAAGGTGGAGATGCCGTCGCTCGACAGGCTGCAGACCCAGCTGGGCGGCGACGATTTCGAGGTCGTCACCCTGTCCAGCGACCGCGCCGGCAAGCGCGCCGTCGATCCGTACTTCGCCGAGGCCGGACTCACCGCGCTGAAACCCTATTATGACCCGAAGAACGCCGTCGGCATGGCCATGGGCGTGACCGGCCTGCCGACCACCATCCTGATCGACGCCCAGGGCCGCGAACTGGGCCGCATGCTCGGCGACGCCGAATGGGACAGCCCCGAAGCGATCGCCCTGGTCAAGCAGGCGATGGGGAAATAG
- the lysA gene encoding diaminopimelate decarboxylase, translated as MHHFTYRNGVLHAEDVPLPEIAAAVGTPFYCYSTATLARHFDVFAGAFAGMNALVCYAMKANSNMAVLKTLARHGAGADIVSEGELRRALAAGIPAGKIVFSGVGKTWDEIAFALDAGIHQFNVESEPELMVLNAVAVEKGLKAPVALRINPDVDAKTHEKISTGKGENKFGVPITRAREMYRLAADLPGIDPVGVDVHIGSQLTSLAPYEEAFTRVAALVGELRAEGHDIRRVDAGGGLGIPYHPDDPEPPHPTDYADLIRRVLGPLECEIVLEPGRLIVGNAGILVSKVIYVKQTGNRAFVIIDGAMNDLVRPSMYGAYHHIIPVAEPAPGAEESPVDFVGPVCETGDTFAKERLSTPLAAGDLVSIMSAGAYGAVMASSYNTRPLVPEVLVDGNRFAVTRRRPTYDEMLAAETLPEWLLG; from the coding sequence ATGCATCATTTCACCTACAGGAACGGCGTTCTGCACGCCGAGGACGTGCCGCTGCCGGAGATCGCGGCCGCCGTCGGCACGCCGTTCTATTGCTATTCGACCGCCACGCTGGCGCGGCATTTCGACGTGTTCGCCGGCGCCTTCGCCGGCATGAACGCGCTGGTCTGCTACGCCATGAAGGCCAATTCCAACATGGCGGTGCTGAAGACGCTGGCGCGCCATGGGGCCGGCGCCGACATCGTTTCGGAAGGCGAGCTGCGCCGTGCGCTGGCCGCCGGCATTCCCGCCGGCAAGATCGTCTTCTCGGGCGTCGGCAAGACCTGGGACGAAATCGCCTTCGCGCTGGATGCCGGTATCCACCAGTTCAACGTGGAATCGGAACCCGAGCTGATGGTGCTGAACGCCGTCGCGGTGGAAAAGGGCCTGAAGGCGCCGGTGGCGCTGCGCATCAATCCCGACGTGGACGCCAAGACCCACGAAAAGATCTCGACCGGCAAGGGCGAGAACAAGTTCGGTGTTCCCATCACCCGGGCGCGCGAGATGTACCGGCTGGCGGCCGACCTGCCCGGGATCGATCCGGTCGGCGTCGACGTGCATATCGGCTCGCAGCTGACCAGCCTCGCGCCCTACGAGGAAGCCTTCACCCGCGTTGCCGCGCTGGTCGGCGAACTGCGCGCCGAAGGCCACGACATCCGGCGCGTGGACGCGGGCGGCGGGCTGGGCATTCCCTATCATCCCGATGATCCGGAGCCGCCGCATCCCACCGACTATGCGGACCTGATCCGCCGCGTCCTTGGCCCCTTGGAGTGCGAGATCGTGCTGGAGCCTGGCCGCCTCATCGTGGGCAATGCCGGCATTCTGGTCAGCAAGGTGATCTACGTGAAGCAGACCGGCAACCGGGCCTTCGTCATCATCGACGGCGCCATGAACGATCTCGTGCGGCCCAGCATGTACGGCGCCTATCACCACATCATCCCGGTCGCCGAGCCCGCGCCGGGCGCGGAAGAATCGCCCGTCGACTTCGTCGGCCCGGTCTGCGAGACAGGCGACACCTTCGCCAAGGAACGCCTGTCGACGCCACTGGCGGCCGGCGATCTTGTTTCCATCATGTCTGCTGGCGCCTATGGCGCCGTGATGGCTTCCAGCTATAATACCCGTCCGTTGGTACCGGAGGTTCTGGTCGACGGAAATCGATTCGCCGTGACCCGCCGCCGCCCTACCTATGATGAAATGCTGGCCGCGGAAACGCTGCCGGAGTGGCTGCTGGGTTAA
- the argH gene encoding argininosuccinate lyase, whose protein sequence is MADDNESNKLWGGRFAGGPAEIMERINASIDFDRKLYAQDIAASKAHCAMLVATGIITAEDGEAIRAGLDQIKGEIEAGRFYLDPALEDIHMHVESRLKEIVGDPAGRLHTARSRNDQVATDFRLWVRDTIDGLDGALSDLQRALLERAEQHAATLMPGFTHLQVAQPVTFGHHMMAYVEMIGRDRGRLSDTRKRLNENPLGSAALAGTSFPIDRHMTAAALGFDRPTANSLDSVSDRDFALEFLSAASICAVHLSRLAEELVIWSSAQFRFARLSDSFSTGSSIMPQKRNPDAAELIRAKTGRIVGSLNTLLIVMKGLPLAYSKDMQEDKEPTFDAAEAMALCVAAMTGMIRDLEINEPVLAKAAGTGFATATDLADWLVQNLNMPFRRAHHVTGALVKMAEDRGCDLSDLSLADMRSVEDGITEAVFGVLTVEKSVASRRSYGGTAPERVREAIAAWKERLA, encoded by the coding sequence ATGGCAGACGATAACGAGTCCAACAAGCTCTGGGGCGGCCGCTTCGCCGGCGGCCCGGCCGAGATCATGGAGCGCATCAATGCGTCCATCGATTTCGACCGCAAGCTCTATGCCCAGGACATCGCCGCGTCCAAGGCGCATTGCGCCATGCTCGTCGCCACCGGGATCATCACCGCCGAGGACGGCGAAGCGATCCGGGCCGGACTGGATCAGATCAAGGGCGAGATCGAGGCCGGGCGCTTCTATCTGGACCCGGCGCTGGAAGACATCCACATGCATGTGGAGTCGCGCCTGAAGGAGATCGTCGGCGATCCCGCCGGCCGGCTGCACACCGCCCGCTCGCGCAATGATCAGGTGGCGACGGATTTCCGCCTGTGGGTGCGCGACACCATCGACGGCCTAGACGGTGCCCTTTCGGATCTGCAGCGCGCCCTGCTGGAGCGGGCCGAGCAGCACGCCGCCACCCTCATGCCCGGCTTCACCCATCTGCAGGTCGCCCAGCCGGTGACCTTCGGCCACCACATGATGGCCTATGTGGAGATGATCGGCCGCGACCGGGGCCGCCTGTCCGACACGCGCAAGCGCCTGAACGAAAACCCGCTGGGCTCGGCGGCGCTGGCGGGCACGTCGTTCCCCATCGACCGGCACATGACCGCGGCGGCGCTGGGATTCGACCGGCCCACGGCCAACTCGCTTGATTCGGTGTCAGACCGCGACTTCGCGCTGGAATTCCTGTCCGCCGCCTCCATCTGCGCCGTCCATCTGTCGCGGCTCGCCGAGGAACTGGTGATCTGGTCCAGCGCCCAGTTCCGTTTCGCGCGGCTGAGCGATTCCTTCTCCACCGGCTCGTCGATCATGCCGCAGAAGCGCAATCCGGATGCCGCCGAGCTGATCCGCGCCAAGACCGGCCGCATCGTCGGGTCGCTGAACACCCTGCTGATCGTCATGAAGGGCCTGCCGCTGGCCTATTCCAAGGACATGCAGGAAGACAAGGAGCCGACCTTCGACGCCGCCGAGGCCATGGCGCTGTGCGTCGCGGCCATGACCGGCATGATCCGGGACCTGGAAATCAACGAGCCCGTGCTGGCGAAGGCCGCGGGCACCGGTTTCGCCACCGCGACCGATCTGGCCGACTGGCTGGTTCAGAACCTGAACATGCCGTTCCGCCGCGCGCATCACGTGACGGGCGCGCTGGTGAAGATGGCCGAAGACCGGGGTTGCGACCTGTCCGACCTGAGCCTTGCGGACATGCGGTCGGTCGAGGATGGCATCACCGAAGCCGTCTTCGGCGTGCTGACGGTGGAAAAGTCCGTGGCGAGCCGCCGGTCCTATGGCGGCACCGCGCCCGAGCGGGTGCGCGAGGCCATCGCCGCCTGGAAGGAGCGTCTGGCATGA